The Nocardioides sp. S5 genome includes a window with the following:
- a CDS encoding methyltransferase domain-containing protein: MGERDGPEQAATDQVLEMRRELILGDVDLEAGRTLEIGPLASPFVTRAMADVRYVDVVDRAGLVAHYGSDPTVDTDLIPEIDHWLTRDDGTVATLAETVATDAPFHHVVASHVIEHVPDMVGWLRDVAEVLVDGGDLLLAVPDLRFSFDALRPAATVGQIVQAHLDQDRIPSYRAVYDYARTAVPFPAAPAWAGAWPPEERVNPMPRVRSLVERQQRGEYVDCHVWPLTPVRFVDVFVDLVELGLVDFAVERVTATPYGHHEFYVTLRRIPRTADRDEHVTDALARLGEIRASLPEEERTWPHQVREAQLLERQAVLERRLARAERSLAAVTGARDRARVQRDRAREQRDRARARAALLAGLLEEDRSRLGRRVRRRLRRLLPRR, translated from the coding sequence GATCGGGCCCCTGGCCTCGCCGTTCGTGACGCGGGCGATGGCCGACGTGCGCTACGTCGACGTCGTGGACCGCGCCGGGCTGGTGGCCCACTACGGGTCCGACCCGACCGTGGACACCGACCTCATCCCCGAGATCGACCACTGGCTCACGCGCGACGACGGGACAGTGGCCACCCTCGCCGAGACTGTGGCCACCGACGCGCCCTTCCACCACGTGGTGGCGAGCCACGTGATCGAGCACGTGCCCGACATGGTCGGGTGGTTGCGCGACGTGGCCGAGGTCCTCGTCGACGGGGGCGACCTCCTGCTCGCCGTCCCCGACCTCCGCTTCAGCTTCGACGCGCTCCGTCCCGCTGCCACGGTGGGCCAGATCGTGCAGGCGCACCTCGACCAGGACCGCATCCCGTCCTACCGCGCGGTCTACGACTATGCCCGCACGGCCGTGCCGTTCCCGGCCGCGCCGGCGTGGGCAGGGGCATGGCCACCGGAGGAACGGGTCAACCCGATGCCGCGCGTCAGGTCCCTGGTCGAGCGGCAGCAACGGGGCGAGTACGTCGACTGCCACGTCTGGCCCCTGACGCCGGTCCGCTTCGTCGACGTCTTCGTCGACCTCGTCGAGCTCGGGCTGGTCGACTTCGCGGTCGAGCGCGTCACCGCCACGCCGTACGGCCACCACGAGTTCTACGTGACGCTCCGCCGCATCCCCCGCACCGCCGATCGGGACGAGCACGTGACCGACGCACTCGCGCGCCTCGGCGAGATCCGTGCGTCGCTGCCGGAGGAGGAGCGAACCTGGCCGCACCAGGTGCGCGAGGCCCAGCTCCTCGAGCGCCAGGCGGTGCTCGAGCGCCGACTGGCGCGTGCCGAACGAAGCCTCGCCGCCGTCACCGGAGCCCGCGACCGCGCACGGGTCCAGCGCGACCGCGCGCGCGAGCAGCGCGATCGTGCCAGGGCGCGCGCCGCGCTGCTCGCCGGTCTCCTCGAGGAGGACCGCTCCCGGCTCGGCCGTCGCGTGCGGCGGCGACTGCGCCGGCTGCTCCCGCGACGCTGA
- a CDS encoding MFS transporter gives MSRLGETIIPARLGPRFRWLLVSSWTTNIGDGIAMAAGPLLVASQTDDARLVALAGLLRGLPWLLVGLYAGALADRLDRRTVVVVANAVRSVVLALLCGSIATGHVSIGVVLVAVFALGMAEVFADSTSSTLTPMFVDKPDLGIANSRMQAGFLTANQLVGPPVGAFLFAAGMAWPFVTQLVCVVLGVVLVARIGSTREQVPASVDTHVRQDIVEGIRWLWAHAAIRTLAIVILTFNITWGAAWSILVLWSLDRVGMGEVGFGLLTTASALGGIVGTACYGWLERRFDLAVLMKTCLLLEVLMHLALALTTAPWLALLIMFGFGAYAFVWLNVSQVVRQRAVPTEFQGRVGSVYLIFVFGGMVIGQGIGGLIAEQWGLAAPFWFAFVGSGITLALVWSRLSSIAHADETPAEIA, from the coding sequence GTGAGCAGGCTCGGCGAGACGATCATCCCGGCACGTCTCGGACCCCGTTTCCGCTGGCTGCTCGTGTCGTCGTGGACGACCAACATCGGCGACGGCATCGCCATGGCGGCCGGTCCGCTGCTGGTGGCCTCGCAGACCGACGACGCGCGCCTGGTGGCGCTGGCAGGGCTGCTGCGCGGGCTGCCCTGGTTGCTCGTCGGGCTGTACGCCGGAGCGCTGGCCGACCGGCTCGACCGGCGTACGGTCGTGGTGGTGGCCAACGCGGTCCGCAGCGTCGTGCTGGCGCTGCTGTGCGGCTCGATCGCCACCGGGCACGTGTCGATCGGCGTGGTGCTGGTCGCCGTGTTCGCCCTGGGCATGGCCGAGGTGTTCGCCGACTCGACGTCGAGCACCCTCACCCCGATGTTCGTCGACAAGCCCGACCTCGGCATCGCCAACTCGCGCATGCAGGCCGGCTTCCTCACCGCCAACCAGCTGGTGGGACCACCCGTCGGCGCCTTCCTGTTCGCCGCCGGGATGGCGTGGCCGTTCGTCACCCAGCTGGTGTGCGTGGTGCTGGGCGTGGTGCTGGTCGCGCGGATCGGCTCCACGCGCGAGCAGGTGCCGGCGTCGGTCGACACCCACGTGCGGCAGGACATCGTCGAGGGCATCCGCTGGCTCTGGGCCCACGCGGCCATCCGGACCCTGGCGATCGTGATCCTGACCTTCAACATCACCTGGGGCGCAGCGTGGTCGATCCTCGTGCTCTGGTCGCTGGACCGGGTCGGGATGGGCGAGGTGGGGTTCGGCCTGCTGACCACCGCGTCGGCGCTCGGGGGGATCGTCGGCACGGCCTGCTACGGCTGGCTCGAGCGCCGCTTCGACCTCGCGGTGCTGATGAAGACCTGCCTGCTCCTCGAGGTGCTGATGCACCTCGCGCTCGCCCTCACCACGGCGCCGTGGCTGGCGCTGCTCATCATGTTCGGCTTCGGCGCCTACGCCTTCGTGTGGCTCAACGTCTCCCAGGTCGTGCGCCAGCGGGCGGTGCCGACCGAGTTCCAGGGCCGCGTGGGCTCGGTCTACCTCATCTTCGTCTTCGGCGGGATGGTGATCGGGCAGGGCATCGGCGGCCTCATCGCCGAGCAGTGGGGCCTGGCCGCGCCCTTCTGGTTCGCCTTCGTCGGCTCGGGGATCACCCTGGCGCTGGTCTGGTCGCGGCTGTCGAGCATCGCGCACGCCGACGAGACCCCCGCCGAGATCGCCTGA
- the mutM gene encoding bifunctional DNA-formamidopyrimidine glycosylase/DNA-(apurinic or apyrimidinic site) lyase: protein MPELPEVEVVRAGLERHVVGATIGAVEVLHPRPVRRDHRGSTGFVAALVGRRIEAVRRRGKYFWIALDNGDALLGHLGMSGQMLLHEPGAPDERHLRVRFTLATPEARPLEMRFVDQRMFGGLAVSAGGAELPTEIVHIARDPIDPDFDDAEFVRRARRRTSAIKRLLLDQGLISGVGNIYADEALWRARLHGERPGDRLTGPVLRELLGHVRDVMGEALAQGGTSFDALYVNVNGESGYFDRSLDAYGQEGEPCRRCGTPIRRVAFMNRSSYFCPRCQRPPRTR from the coding sequence GTGCCCGAGCTCCCCGAGGTCGAGGTCGTCCGCGCCGGCCTCGAGCGCCACGTCGTCGGCGCCACGATCGGGGCTGTCGAGGTGCTGCACCCGCGGCCCGTGCGTCGTGACCACCGCGGCTCCACCGGCTTCGTCGCCGCCCTCGTGGGCCGCCGCATCGAGGCGGTCCGGCGCCGCGGCAAGTACTTCTGGATCGCGCTGGACAACGGTGACGCGCTCCTCGGCCACCTCGGCATGAGCGGGCAGATGCTCCTCCACGAGCCGGGCGCCCCCGACGAGCGGCACCTGCGGGTGCGCTTCACCCTCGCGACCCCCGAGGCACGCCCGCTGGAGATGCGCTTCGTCGACCAGCGGATGTTCGGGGGCCTCGCCGTCTCCGCCGGCGGCGCCGAGCTCCCGACCGAGATCGTGCACATCGCCCGCGACCCGATCGACCCCGACTTCGACGACGCCGAGTTCGTGCGCCGCGCGCGACGGCGTACGTCCGCGATCAAGCGGCTCCTCCTCGACCAGGGGCTCATCTCCGGCGTCGGCAACATCTACGCCGACGAGGCGCTGTGGCGCGCCCGGCTGCACGGCGAGCGGCCGGGTGACCGGCTCACCGGGCCGGTGCTGCGCGAGCTGCTCGGCCACGTCCGTGACGTGATGGGGGAGGCGCTCGCCCAGGGCGGCACGTCCTTCGACGCGCTCTACGTCAACGTCAACGGGGAGTCCGGCTACTTCGACCGCTCGCTCGACGCCTACGGCCAGGAGGGCGAGCCGTGCCGGCGCTGCGGGACCCCGATCCGACGGGTGGCGTTCATGAACCGCTCGTCCTACTTCTGCCCGCGCTGCCAGCGGCCGCCACGCACTCGCTGA
- the rnc gene encoding ribonuclease III: MTTDELRAALGDPVLDPELLQRALTHRSFAYENGQIPTNERLEFLGDSVLGIVVTETLYRAHPDFSEGRLAKLRAAVVNARALADVAREIGLGQHIMLGRGEETTGGRDKASILSDTVEAVIGAIHLSGGIDEAAKVVHRLFDPVMEAAASMGAGLDWKTSLQELSADLGLGVPEYLIEDDGPDHMKTFVARVRVGEQVLGNGNGRSKKEAEQGAAETAYREIEAARPVAEADTTVDVTTADA, translated from the coding sequence CTGACCACCGACGAGCTCCGCGCAGCGCTCGGTGATCCGGTCCTGGATCCCGAGCTGCTGCAGCGTGCCCTGACGCACCGCTCGTTCGCCTACGAGAACGGGCAGATCCCGACCAACGAGCGCCTGGAGTTCCTCGGGGACTCCGTGCTCGGGATCGTGGTCACCGAGACGCTCTACCGCGCCCACCCGGACTTCTCCGAGGGCCGGCTGGCCAAGCTGCGGGCCGCGGTCGTCAACGCCCGCGCCCTGGCCGACGTCGCGCGGGAGATCGGCCTCGGCCAGCACATCATGCTGGGCCGCGGCGAGGAGACCACCGGCGGTCGCGACAAGGCCTCGATCCTGTCCGACACCGTCGAGGCGGTGATCGGCGCGATCCACCTCAGCGGCGGCATCGACGAGGCCGCCAAGGTCGTCCACCGGCTCTTCGACCCGGTGATGGAGGCTGCCGCGTCCATGGGCGCCGGTCTCGACTGGAAGACCTCCCTGCAGGAGCTGTCGGCCGACCTGGGCCTCGGCGTCCCGGAATACCTCATCGAGGACGACGGCCCCGACCACATGAAGACCTTCGTCGCGCGCGTCCGCGTCGGCGAGCAGGTCCTCGGCAACGGCAACGGCCGCTCCAAGAAGGAGGCCGAGCAGGGCGCCGCCGAGACGGCCTACCGCGAGATCGAGGCCGCCCGCCCGGTCGCGGAGGCCGACACGACGGTGGACGTCACCACCGCCGACGCCTGA
- the rpmF gene encoding 50S ribosomal protein L32 yields the protein MAVPKRKMSRSNTRHRRSQWKAVAPALATCANPACGAKHLPHRACGQCGQYGAKADRRQVL from the coding sequence ATGGCTGTTCCGAAGCGGAAGATGTCGCGCAGCAACACGCGTCACCGCCGTTCGCAGTGGAAGGCCGTCGCGCCTGCCCTCGCGACCTGCGCCAACCCCGCCTGCGGTGCCAAGCACCTCCCGCACCGTGCGTGCGGCCAGTGCGGCCAGTACGGCGCCAAGGCCGACCGTCGCCAGGTCCTCTGA
- a CDS encoding YceD family protein — MTSLDPRAPLVLDTRELGRRPGSQREVELTVPAPAELGIEVLSVPEGSPVDLDLRLEAVMEGVLLTGTATATLAGECVRCLEPIEDEIHARLQELYVYPDQHDRATEHDDRDLDDETSRLEDDMVDLEPLLRDAVVLALPFQPLCSEDCPGLCTECGARLADDPDHSHDAPIDPRWAGLQDLQQDTEHDPQHDQD, encoded by the coding sequence TTGACCAGCCTGGACCCGAGGGCGCCGCTCGTGCTTGACACCCGCGAGCTCGGCCGCCGCCCGGGGTCCCAGCGTGAAGTCGAGCTGACAGTGCCGGCGCCGGCAGAACTTGGCATCGAAGTCCTCTCTGTCCCCGAAGGATCGCCGGTCGACCTCGACCTGCGCCTGGAGGCGGTCATGGAGGGCGTGCTGCTCACGGGCACGGCCACGGCCACGCTCGCGGGGGAGTGCGTACGGTGCCTGGAGCCGATCGAGGACGAGATCCACGCGCGGCTGCAGGAGCTCTACGTCTACCCCGACCAGCACGACAGGGCCACGGAGCACGACGACCGTGACCTCGACGACGAGACCAGCCGGCTCGAGGACGACATGGTCGACCTCGAGCCCCTGCTGCGGGACGCGGTGGTGCTCGCACTGCCGTTCCAGCCGCTGTGCTCCGAGGACTGCCCCGGACTGTGCACCGAGTGTGGTGCGCGGCTCGCGGACGACCCGGACCACTCGCACGACGCACCGATCGACCCGCGCTGGGCGGGGCTGCAGGACCTCCAGCAGGACACCGAGCACGACCCCCAGCACGACCAGGACTGA
- the coaD gene encoding pantetheine-phosphate adenylyltransferase: MRRAVCPGSFDPVTNGHLDIIGRAARLFDEVVVAIGVNMSKNRLFTPDERIAMLEEATSSIANVRVAGFDGLIVDFCRESDAVAIVKGLRGAVDYEYELPMAQMNSHLTDVETVFLPGAVGNAFVSSSLIKEVAALGGDVRGLVPEPVREQLVRRLAERRG; the protein is encoded by the coding sequence GTGCGTCGCGCTGTCTGCCCCGGGTCCTTCGACCCGGTGACCAACGGCCACCTCGACATCATCGGGCGGGCCGCCCGACTGTTCGACGAGGTCGTGGTCGCGATCGGCGTCAACATGAGCAAGAACCGCCTCTTCACCCCCGACGAGCGCATCGCGATGCTCGAGGAGGCCACCTCGTCGATCGCCAACGTCCGGGTCGCCGGCTTCGACGGCCTGATCGTGGACTTCTGCCGCGAGAGCGACGCTGTCGCGATCGTCAAGGGCCTGCGTGGCGCCGTCGACTACGAGTACGAGCTCCCGATGGCCCAGATGAACTCACACCTCACCGACGTCGAGACAGTCTTCCTCCCCGGTGCGGTCGGCAACGCGTTCGTGTCCTCCAGCCTGATCAAGGAGGTCGCGGCGCTGGGTGGCGACGTACGCGGCCTGGTGCCCGAGCCGGTCCGCGAGCAGCTGGTGCGCCGGCTGGCCGAGCGCCGGGGATGA
- the rsmD gene encoding 16S rRNA (guanine(966)-N(2))-methyltransferase RsmD, translated as MTRIIGGTAGGRRLETPRGQTTRPTSDRVREALFSAVESRTGSLDGLRFLDLYAGSGAVGLEAWSRGAGVVTMVEQDRRTAALITRNAATLGFSRARVIAGTVATVLSSPPAAPYDVVFSDPPYPMPDVDVTADLTALVAHGWLVPGALVIVERAAKRSKVTWPDGIEEDRAKRYGETALWYGHAIPAP; from the coding sequence ATGACTCGCATCATCGGGGGAACGGCCGGCGGTCGGCGTCTGGAGACGCCCCGCGGCCAGACGACGCGACCCACGAGCGACCGGGTGCGCGAGGCGCTGTTCTCGGCCGTCGAGTCGCGCACCGGCTCCCTCGACGGGCTGCGGTTCCTCGACCTCTACGCCGGCTCCGGGGCCGTCGGCCTCGAGGCGTGGTCGCGCGGCGCGGGCGTGGTGACGATGGTCGAGCAGGACCGGCGCACGGCCGCCCTCATCACCCGCAACGCCGCCACGCTCGGCTTCTCCCGGGCCCGGGTGATCGCCGGCACGGTCGCCACGGTGCTCTCCTCGCCGCCGGCAGCCCCCTACGACGTGGTCTTCTCCGACCCGCCCTACCCGATGCCCGACGTCGACGTGACCGCCGACCTCACCGCGCTCGTCGCCCACGGGTGGCTCGTCCCCGGCGCCCTCGTGATCGTCGAGCGGGCCGCGAAGCGCAGCAAGGTCACGTGGCCGGACGGGATCGAGGAGGACCGTGCGAAGCGCTACGGCGAGACCGCGCTTTGGTACGGTCACGCCATCCCGGCGCCCTGA
- a CDS encoding ATP-dependent DNA helicase RecG, which yields MVAITPDSPIGAVFGSSHKKRKLAEEGLGLRTVGDLLRHFPRRYVAATELSEVATPVVGEQLTIVGEVRSCSSAPFSAGNRRQWRTTIRLRTDGPDFSVTLFSPYKNLADRHEAEFGWGSRALFTGKAKQFRGSWQLEQAHGFALDGDEGAMLSKLIPVYPLTAKLYTWDLQKVIAATLDLVTGVPDVFTPELRERFELLTVMQALRWIHGPDDWSQLGAAQKRFRFEEALVLQLVLARRRAAHREQGARSRAGRPDGLLAAFDARLPFELTGGQREIGEVVAGELARDHPMNRLLQGEVGSGKTLVALRAMLQVVDSGGQAALLAPTEVLAQQHHRSISAMLGDLAQGGMLGGAAEATSVVLLTGSMGRAARQEAMLRIVTGEAGIVIGTHALLQDTVEFADLGLVVVDEQHRFGVEQRAALTDKAGTPPHVLVMTATPIPRTVAMTVFGDLETSVLAELPAGRAPIQTNVVPLADQPTWIDRVWQRVREEVEQGHQVYVVCPRISGDAGEEGERDQLDLDEDGAEIAPKRSLAAVEEVHAELAEGPLAGLRSAVLHGRLAPDDKDRTMRAFAAGQVDVLVSTTVIEVGVDVHNATTMVLLDADRFGVSQLHQLRGRVGRGGLPGLCLLVSHAELGSPARDRLDAVASTTDGFELSRVDLEQRREGDVLGASQSGFRSGLVSLRVLRDEKTIVRAREAAEALLSEDPALAQAPDIADAVAEVERSAASEFMEKG from the coding sequence ATGGTCGCCATCACGCCGGACAGCCCGATCGGGGCGGTCTTCGGCAGCTCGCACAAGAAGCGCAAGCTCGCCGAGGAGGGCCTCGGCCTGCGCACGGTCGGTGACCTGCTGCGCCACTTCCCGCGCCGCTACGTCGCCGCCACCGAGCTCTCCGAGGTCGCCACCCCGGTCGTCGGCGAGCAGCTCACCATCGTGGGGGAGGTGCGCTCGTGCTCCAGCGCCCCGTTCAGCGCCGGCAACCGTCGCCAGTGGCGTACGACGATCCGCCTGCGCACCGACGGCCCCGACTTCTCGGTGACGCTGTTCAGCCCCTACAAGAACCTCGCGGACCGGCACGAGGCCGAGTTCGGGTGGGGGAGCAGGGCGCTGTTCACCGGCAAGGCCAAGCAGTTCCGCGGCAGCTGGCAGCTCGAGCAGGCCCACGGCTTCGCCCTCGACGGTGACGAGGGGGCGATGCTCAGCAAGCTGATCCCGGTCTACCCGCTCACCGCGAAGCTCTACACGTGGGACCTCCAGAAGGTCATCGCCGCCACCCTCGACCTGGTCACCGGTGTGCCCGACGTCTTCACCCCCGAGCTCCGGGAGCGCTTCGAGCTGCTGACGGTGATGCAGGCACTCCGGTGGATCCACGGTCCCGACGACTGGAGCCAGCTCGGAGCGGCGCAGAAGCGGTTCCGCTTCGAGGAGGCGCTGGTGCTCCAGCTGGTGCTTGCGCGGCGCCGCGCCGCGCACCGCGAACAAGGTGCCCGCTCGCGCGCCGGTCGGCCCGACGGGCTGCTGGCGGCCTTCGACGCACGGCTGCCGTTCGAGCTCACCGGGGGACAGCGTGAGATCGGCGAGGTGGTCGCCGGCGAGCTGGCCCGCGACCACCCGATGAACCGTCTGCTCCAGGGCGAGGTCGGCTCCGGCAAGACGTTGGTGGCGCTGCGCGCGATGCTCCAGGTCGTCGACTCCGGCGGTCAGGCGGCGCTGCTCGCCCCGACCGAGGTCCTGGCCCAGCAGCACCACCGCTCCATCTCCGCGATGCTCGGCGACCTCGCGCAGGGCGGGATGCTCGGTGGGGCCGCCGAGGCCACCTCCGTCGTGCTGCTCACCGGCTCGATGGGTCGCGCGGCCCGCCAGGAGGCGATGCTGCGGATCGTGACGGGCGAGGCCGGGATCGTCATCGGCACCCACGCACTGCTGCAGGACACCGTGGAGTTCGCCGACCTCGGTCTGGTCGTGGTCGACGAGCAGCACCGCTTCGGCGTGGAGCAGCGGGCCGCCCTGACCGACAAGGCCGGCACCCCGCCGCACGTGCTGGTCATGACGGCGACGCCGATCCCGCGCACGGTCGCGATGACCGTCTTCGGCGACCTCGAGACCTCGGTGCTGGCCGAGCTGCCTGCGGGACGCGCCCCCATCCAGACCAACGTGGTCCCGCTCGCCGACCAGCCGACCTGGATCGACCGCGTCTGGCAACGCGTGCGCGAGGAGGTCGAGCAGGGCCACCAGGTCTACGTCGTGTGCCCGCGCATCTCCGGCGACGCGGGCGAGGAGGGGGAGCGCGACCAGCTCGACCTCGACGAGGACGGCGCCGAGATCGCGCCGAAGCGCTCGCTGGCCGCGGTCGAGGAGGTGCACGCGGAGCTCGCGGAGGGGCCGCTCGCGGGGCTGCGCAGCGCCGTGCTCCACGGCCGACTGGCCCCCGACGACAAGGACCGCACGATGCGCGCCTTCGCCGCGGGCCAGGTCGACGTGCTCGTCTCCACGACCGTCATCGAGGTCGGCGTCGACGTGCACAACGCCACCACGATGGTGCTCCTCGACGCCGACCGCTTCGGCGTCTCCCAGCTGCACCAGCTGCGCGGTCGCGTCGGCCGCGGCGGCCTGCCGGGGCTGTGCCTGCTGGTCTCCCACGCCGAGCTCGGCTCGCCCGCACGCGACCGGCTCGACGCCGTCGCGTCCACCACCGACGGCTTCGAGCTGAGCCGGGTCGACCTCGAGCAGCGGCGCGAGGGCGACGTGCTCGGCGCCAGCCAGTCCGGCTTCCGCTCAGGGCTCGTCTCCTTGCGCGTCCTGCGCGACGAGAAGACGATCGTGCGTGCCCGCGAGGCCGCGGAGGCGCTACTCTCCGAAGATCCTGCGCTGGCGCAGGCGCCCGACATCGCCGACGCCGTCGCCGAGGTCGAGCGCTCGGCGGCGTCGGAGTTCATGGAGAAGGGCTGA
- a CDS encoding DAK2 domain-containing protein, with protein sequence MEPVTHGITLDAVARFVDIATDALSSAREEIDALNVYPVPDGDTGTNMFLTVSAARDELRAARAADPDLALEAGMALLARAALMGARGNSGVILSQMLRGYVTHLAAAGLEDRRARTVAAAMAAATDASYAAVGVPVEGTILTVARAASDAALAVAERSGARARDVFTAAAAAARTALARTPEQLAVLAQAGVVDAGGRGLTVVLDAVETTATGRRPMPWTTPIGTHLIPVAAPAVPGDDLTEDGPGYEVMYLLDVGVDVEDERIGELRRALAGLGDSLVVVGGDGLWNVHVHVDDVGAAIEAGISAGRPHRIRVTHFAEQVAAARQRTSDRAGRRVVAVAAGPGLAELFESAGAVVVEGGPGQRPSTGQLLEAITGCGAAEVVVLPNDSDTVRAAEIAARTAEAEHDISVEVISTQAQVQGLAAISVHEPGRAFDADVREMTATARHARHGAVTVAARQAITMAGPCEPGDALGVVAGDFAVVGSDLEVVADEVLERLLAGGGELVTIVSGEGGVELAAAVAAHVEERHPHVDVAVHHGGQPRYPLLVSVE encoded by the coding sequence ATGGAGCCAGTCACCCACGGCATCACCCTCGACGCGGTCGCCCGGTTCGTCGACATCGCCACCGACGCGCTGTCCTCGGCGCGCGAGGAGATCGACGCGCTCAACGTCTACCCCGTGCCCGACGGTGACACCGGCACCAACATGTTCCTCACCGTCTCCGCGGCCCGCGACGAGCTGCGCGCCGCCCGTGCAGCCGATCCCGACCTGGCTCTCGAGGCGGGCATGGCGCTCCTGGCGCGCGCCGCGCTGATGGGGGCGCGCGGCAACTCGGGCGTGATCCTCAGCCAGATGCTCCGCGGCTACGTCACCCACCTCGCCGCCGCGGGGCTGGAGGACCGTCGCGCCCGGACCGTCGCCGCGGCGATGGCCGCGGCCACCGACGCCAGCTACGCCGCGGTCGGCGTGCCGGTCGAGGGCACCATCCTCACCGTCGCCCGCGCCGCGTCCGACGCCGCGCTGGCCGTCGCCGAACGTTCGGGCGCCCGAGCCCGCGACGTCTTCACCGCGGCTGCGGCAGCGGCCCGCACCGCTCTTGCGCGTACGCCGGAGCAGCTGGCCGTGCTGGCCCAGGCGGGCGTCGTCGACGCGGGGGGCCGCGGCCTCACGGTCGTGCTCGACGCGGTCGAGACCACCGCGACCGGTCGCCGACCGATGCCGTGGACCACGCCCATCGGCACCCACCTCATCCCCGTCGCAGCCCCTGCCGTGCCCGGCGACGACCTCACCGAGGACGGCCCCGGCTACGAGGTGATGTACCTCCTCGACGTCGGCGTGGACGTCGAGGACGAGCGCATCGGCGAGCTGCGCCGCGCCCTGGCGGGCCTGGGTGACAGCCTCGTCGTGGTCGGCGGCGACGGGTTGTGGAACGTCCACGTCCACGTCGACGACGTCGGTGCCGCGATCGAGGCCGGGATCAGCGCCGGCCGCCCGCACCGGATCCGCGTCACCCACTTCGCCGAGCAGGTGGCCGCCGCACGCCAGCGCACGTCGGACCGCGCCGGGCGCAGGGTCGTCGCCGTGGCGGCCGGCCCCGGCCTGGCCGAGCTCTTCGAGTCAGCGGGTGCGGTCGTGGTCGAGGGCGGGCCGGGCCAGCGTCCCTCGACCGGGCAGCTGCTCGAGGCCATCACCGGGTGCGGTGCTGCGGAGGTCGTCGTGCTGCCCAACGACAGCGACACCGTCCGTGCCGCGGAGATCGCCGCGCGCACCGCCGAGGCCGAGCACGACATCTCCGTGGAGGTGATCTCCACCCAGGCGCAGGTGCAGGGCCTGGCCGCGATCTCCGTGCACGAGCCCGGGCGCGCGTTCGACGCCGACGTCCGGGAGATGACCGCGACCGCCCGCCACGCGCGCCACGGCGCGGTCACCGTCGCCGCGCGCCAGGCCATCACGATGGCCGGCCCGTGCGAGCCCGGTGACGCGCTCGGCGTGGTGGCCGGTGACTTCGCCGTCGTCGGCTCCGACCTCGAGGTGGTGGCCGACGAGGTCCTCGAGCGGCTGCTCGCCGGTGGCGGCGAGCTGGTCACGATCGTCTCCGGCGAGGGTGGGGTCGAGCTCGCTGCGGCCGTCGCGGCCCATGTCGAGGAGCGCCACCCCCACGTCGACGTCGCCGTCCACCACGGAGGCCAGCCCCGCTACCCGCTGCTCGTCAGCGTCGAGTGA
- the rpmB gene encoding 50S ribosomal protein L28, which translates to MAAVCDICAKKPGFGNNRPWSRKITKRRFNPNIQRVRATVNGTPKRLNVCTGCLKAGKVSR; encoded by the coding sequence GTGGCTGCCGTCTGCGACATCTGCGCCAAGAAGCCGGGCTTCGGAAACAACCGTCCCTGGTCGCGCAAGATCACGAAGCGTCGCTTCAACCCCAACATCCAGCGCGTCCGGGCGACCGTGAACGGCACGCCCAAGCGCCTCAACGTCTGCACCGGCTGCCTCAAGGCCGGCAAGGTCTCCCGCTGA